The stretch of DNA AAGCGGTCGCCGCCCTAATGGAGCGCAAGCTCAAGGCCGAAGACTATCAAGAAATTTTGCAGTGCGATTGAGCAGCCAGCCATTGCTAAACGTTGTTTGTTGCTCCTTTGGCAATGGTAAGTGCTGTACTTGCTAGACTTGTGCTGTTGAATATCTTGGTGTCTTGCAGGGCTGCAGAGTGCAATTTGAGTATGATGTTAATAAGAGTCGAAGCAACCTAGCTAAACACGGCATTGACTTTGAAACAGCTAAGTTACTCTGGCGCGATCAATACCGGGTGGAGTTAGAGGCTACATCAAACGTGGAACCCCGTTCTTTGGTGATTGGCGCGATTGAGGGGAAGATCTGATCTGCAATTATTACCTATCGAGGGGCAAGTATTCGGATTATTTCTGTTCGTCGTTCTCGTGACAATGAGGTATTTCTCTATGAACGCTGAAGACCTAGATCACAAGTTTGACGAAGGCGAAGACGTTCTAGAGTATTTTGATCTTTCTACCCTTAGACGGCCTGGACTAGAGCCTCAAGCCATTGAAATTACTTTTCCTCAGTGGATGTTAGCTGCCTTAGATAAGGAAGCCAGGCGTTTAGGCGTGCAGCGCGAGGCTATCATTAAGCTTTGGTTGGCAGAACGTTTAGATGCAACCCTCGCTATCAAAACAGAAGCATAAAACTATGCAGATCTGGGTTGATGCTGACGCTTGCCCGAATGTGATTAAAGAGATTCTGTTTCGGGCTGCTAAGCGTGTGCAGGTGAAAACCACGCTGGTGGCAAACCAGGAACTGCAAATTCCTGGGTCTGACTACATTGAGGCAGTGCAGGTGCGATCGGGCCTAGATGTGGCCGACAACTACATTGCCCAGCAGCTACAGCCTGGCGATTTGGTGGTTACGGCAGATATTCCCTTGGCGGCAGATGCGATTGCAAAGGGAGCCTATGCCCTCAACCCGCGCGGCGAATTTTACGACCAGGGCAACATTCGCGAGCGCCTATCGATGCGAAATTTTTTAGATGAACTCCGCAGCGGCGGGGTAGAAACCGGTGGGCCGCGACCGTTTAGCCAGCGCGATACCGAAGCCTTTGCCAACCAACTCGATCGCTTTTTGACAAGGCAAAAACATCAGCTTTAGGGTTGGTCGAACTCTAGCTTCTTCGGTTTATAAGTACGGGTAGTTTTAAGAAGCTTGCTGATTTTGCCAGCGCTCTTGCAGCTTTGTCATCCAAGCACGGGTGCCAAACACTCCATTGAGCAGCCCTGATACAGTAAAATCGGCATCTAGCTTTTCCCAATGCAACCCTGTGCCACTAGGTGTAACTTCTACCATAGCTAAGTCTTCTGGTGCAGCACCACTTAACCCTTGAGCGATATCAGGGGGAAAACTAAAAATGGCTCCATTATTTAATCGCACCATGATCGATCGGTTCTGTGCATCGTAACTGGCGTCTATTGCCCGTGGCTCTACTCTAGCTGCTTGTACCGCAGTATCTCTAGCTCTTCGGAGATCTGCCAAAAACTGAGCTTCATCTATTTGATCAACCATGAATCTCCATCCAACGCTGTAATAACTCAACTTGGTGCTCAAAAACGATCTCTAGCGCTTTTCTAGCATCTTTATTACTCATATCGTACAGTTCTACGAGTTTAGGATTAGCTAAGCTGTCTCCCAGGTCTATCTTGGCTTCGCCACCGCCCTTAAAAACATGAACATGGGCTGGAATGTGGTCATCGGAATAGATGCGAAAGCTAAACCCGTCTTTTCTTAGAACCGTTGGCATAGCTTCATAGTACGAAATTTGCCTTGTAATTTGCTTGTCCTGTCATAGCTTCTTATCAATACGGTTGAGCTTTTAGAGCATATTTAGTACATTATTTCTTGCGGGGAATGGTTTAGGCGGGGAATGAGA from Leptolyngbya sp. KIOST-1 encodes:
- a CDS encoding BrnT family toxin; translation: MQFEYDVNKSRSNLAKHGIDFETAKLLWRDQYRVELEATSNVEPRSLVIGAIEGKI
- the brnA gene encoding type II toxin-antitoxin system BrnA family antitoxin, producing the protein MNAEDLDHKFDEGEDVLEYFDLSTLRRPGLEPQAIEITFPQWMLAALDKEARRLGVQREAIIKLWLAERLDATLAIKTEA
- a CDS encoding YaiI/YqxD family protein, encoding MQIWVDADACPNVIKEILFRAAKRVQVKTTLVANQELQIPGSDYIEAVQVRSGLDVADNYIAQQLQPGDLVVTADIPLAADAIAKGAYALNPRGEFYDQGNIRERLSMRNFLDELRSGGVETGGPRPFSQRDTEAFANQLDRFLTRQKHQL
- a CDS encoding DUF2442 domain-containing protein, whose amino-acid sequence is MVDQIDEAQFLADLRRARDTAVQAARVEPRAIDASYDAQNRSIMVRLNNGAIFSFPPDIAQGLSGAAPEDLAMVEVTPSGTGLHWEKLDADFTVSGLLNGVFGTRAWMTKLQERWQNQQAS
- a CDS encoding DUF4160 domain-containing protein produces the protein MPTVLRKDGFSFRIYSDDHIPAHVHVFKGGGEAKIDLGDSLANPKLVELYDMSNKDARKALEIVFEHQVELLQRWMEIHG